The following coding sequences are from one Chloroflexaceae bacterium window:
- a CDS encoding sigma-70 family RNA polymerase sigma factor: MQDSEAISRLKQGDLSGLESLVKKYQVKALRTAYLIVQDYDLAEDVVQDAFLRAYERINQYDAKRPFGPWFFRIVINIAKRIATQRERHIHLDAVSANAETAIDELLADLKSDPEVIVEQHDIHRTVWVALGRLSPMQRAVIIQRYYLDMSEKDIAAHSGVPLGTLKWRLHTAREQLRAWLSHLWLIGACNQHKEGD; this comes from the coding sequence ATGCAAGATTCCGAAGCAATCTCACGCTTGAAACAAGGCGATCTCAGCGGTTTAGAGTCTCTAGTGAAAAAATATCAGGTGAAAGCACTACGAACCGCCTATCTGATCGTCCAAGATTATGATCTAGCCGAGGATGTCGTTCAAGATGCTTTCTTGCGGGCATATGAGCGGATTAATCAATATGATGCGAAGCGTCCCTTCGGACCATGGTTTTTCCGCATTGTGATAAACATCGCTAAGCGCATTGCTACGCAGCGAGAACGGCATATCCATTTGGATGCTGTGAGTGCCAATGCAGAGACTGCTATTGATGAGCTGCTGGCCGACTTGAAATCTGATCCTGAAGTCATAGTGGAGCAACATGACATACACCGTACTGTTTGGGTGGCTTTAGGTAGACTTTCACCGATGCAACGGGCTGTAATTATTCAACGCTACTACCTGGATATGAGTGAGAAAGACATCGCTGCCCATTCTGGAGTTCCCCTTGGCACTCTCAAGTGGCGATTGCATACGGCTCGTGAACAATTACGTGCCTGGCTAAGTCACCTATGGCTTATCGGTGCGTGCAACCAACATAAAGAAGGAGATTGA